The genomic interval CGCGCTTGCCCGCCTCGACGGCGGCCATCATGCCAGCGGCGCCGGCACCGAGGATTACGACATCATAGTGGGGCATGGGTGATCCTTTGGTGGCACGCCCCCGTGGTTCGAGGCTTTGCAAGAGCAAAGCACCTCACCATGAGGGCTACTCTTGATGCGGCTTATCCGCAGCCCTCATGGTGAGGTGCGCGTTCGTCACGCGCCTCGAACCACGAGGGCGTAGCACGATAGTGGGCCACTGATTGCGTTAAAGAGGCTCTTAGTCGAAGTGCCACACCGCGCCAAGGGTAACCTTGGTGGTTGGTGTGGAGTAGCGCCAGGTGCTGGGGCCTTCAAAGCCGTCGAGACGACCGATCACGAGGCCTTCGGCGCGCAGGCTCGTCTGGCCCCACAGCGCATATTCAACGCCACCACCCGCCGCATAGGCGCCGTTGCCTTCAGCGACGCCGACACCGGCAGCGGTATAGGCGAAGATGCCTTCAAACGGCACGACGCCGAGGCGGGCAAGAACCAAAGCGTCGCCGCCCTTGTCGCCCGACGTGTCGAAGTTAAAGCCCAACTGGGCTTCCACACCGGCGCGGAAATAGTCGTTGAGCGCCCAGTTGTAACCGGCAAAGCCGCCGAGCTCGAAGCGGCTGAGGTGCCAGCCATAGCCGTAGTTCTTGAAGAAGTTGAACTGTGGATCGGTGAAGCCGCCGATCTGCACACCCGCGTAGGGGCCGGTAAAGCTGGTGACGGGGCCGGAATTGAACGTGGTCTTGGCCGGGCCGCCGTCGAGCTGCCACACGGCTGCCGAGCTGATGCGCATGGCCGAGATCGCGTCGGAATTGTTGCCATTGGGCACGTCGCCGAGCTGACCGATACCGGCCGCTTCAAGGCGCAGCGCCATATTGTCGGTCACCATGACTTCGGCACCCATGCCGAACTCGCCGGCCCAGCCTTCGCCAACGCGGCCGACCCCGCCCAGCAGGTAAATCAGGCCATTGTCGCCTGCGGCAAAGCCGAGGCGGGCCACGGCCATGGCGCGCAGATAGCTCGAGCCCGAGAAATCGGTGGCGATGGTAGCCTGCAATTCGCCGCCGATAATGACGCCGGGCGCAACGGGCTGGTTCCAGCCGACAATGCCGCCAATGTCTGGGCGGATATCTTCGCCGCCGACGTGGAAATTGTTGTGGCGCGACGAGATGGCGCCGATCAGCACGCCGGCATAAAGCCCGTCAAAGGCGCTTGGCGCGGTCATGTCCGCCGTCAGGTCCGGGCTGAAATACAGGTTGTTGTTCTGGGCTTGCGCCGGGCTGGCGATCAGCGCCGCAACAACGACTACACCAGCAAATCCACCAATACGCATGCCTGAACTCTCCGCCTTGCGCTATTGCGCGCAAAACTCATTAATACTGCAACAATTTTATCCGCCCGCGCTGCCTTATCACAGTTGCTGTGGCAATTGGGCATCTTTTGAAACCAGGCTGTCGCAGGGGCCTGCGCCAAGCTGATTGACTCTTTCCTATTTGAGAGTATGACAAGTCCTGCTTTTCAACCAAAGCAGTCAATCGATGCGCAGCGTTTTCGACATTGCCAAGCAGGCATCCGCCCGGCTCACCGCCGGCGGCGTCGCTGCCCTCATGACCAAAACCACCAAAACCGTTTGAAGCTTTTCCCCGGGTCCACTCCCCGACGGGGAGAGGCTCAAAAGCACTGACCGCGACGCAAAGACGTCGCGCGGGGGCGGAATTTGGTAGGAACTGGAGTTCTAGGAATGGGTTATCGCGTCGCTGTCGTCGGAGCCACGGGCAATGTGGGCCGTGAAGTTCTCAATATTCTGGCCGAGCGCAAGTTCCCCGCCGATGAGGTGATCGCGCTCGCGTCATCGCGTTCGATCGGGCGGGAAATTTCCTATGGCGACAAGATCCTCAAGGCAAAGAACCTTGATGATTTCGATTTCAAGGGCGTCGATTTCGCCATCATGTCGGCCGGTGGCACCATTTCCAAGGAATGGGCGCAGCGCATTGCCGCTTCTGGCTGCATCGTGATCGATAATTCCAGCTACTGGCGCTACAATTCGGACGTGCCGCTGGTGGTGCCTGAAGTGAACGGCAATGTGCTCGACCGCTGGCTGGCCGATCCAAAGCGCCTCAACATCATTGCCAATCCAAACTGCTCGACGGCCCAGCTGGTCGTGGCGCTCAAGCCCCTGCATGACTTTGCCAAGATCAAGCGCGTCGTCGTGTCGACCTACCAGTCCGTTTCGGGCGCCGGCAAGGAAGGCGTCGACGAGCTGTGGAACCAGACCAAGGGCATTTTCGTCAATGACAGCCCAGGGCAGGGCAACAAGTTCCCCAAGCAGATCGCCTTCAACGTCATCCCGCAGATCGATGTGTTCATGGAAGACGGCTACACCAAGGAAGAGTGGAAGGTCCTTGCTGAAACCAAGAAGATCCTCGATCCCAAGATCAAGGTGACCTGCACCGCCGTGCGCGTGCCGGTGTTCGTGGGCCATTCCGAAGCGGTCAATATCGAGTTCGAAAACCCGATCTCGGCCGACGAAGCCCGCGACATCCTGCGCGAAGCGCCCGGCATTTCGGTGATCGACAAGCGCGAGGCCGGTGGCTACGCGACGCCGGTTGAATCGGTTGGCGAATACGACACCTTCGTGTCGCGCATTCGCGAAGACAACACCGTCGAAAATGGCCTCGCCATCTGGGTCGTGTCGGACAATCTGCGCAAGGGCGCAGCGCTCAACACCATCCAGATCGCCGAAGAACTGATCGCCCGCGGCCTGCAGCCCCGCAAGGCCGCAGCGGCGTAAGAACTCGGATTGGATTTGGCGCTATCCATCCCCTTCCGTCATTACCCGGCTTGTCCGGGTAATCCATGGCTCCACTCCCGCTGAAGGGTGGATCGCCCGGACAAGCCGGGCAATGACGGTGGAACGGATGGGCATGGGGAATGCTCCACATCCGCGGTGTCCCCCGGGCTTGACCCGGGGCCCATCCTGCGATCTCAAGATGGGTCCCGGGTCAAGGCCGGGATGACACCGTATATCTGGCGCGTTGCTGCGCCGACCTGGATCCTCAAATGCCCCCTCGCGACATAGCTTTGGCCCTTGGTGTTGTCCTCGTCTGGGGGCTCAATTTCGTGGCCATCAAATGGGGTGTCGATGAGATCCCGCCCTATATGCTGACCGCTCTCCGCTATATCGGCTGTGCGCTGCCGGCAGTGTTTTTCATCCGCCGCCCCAAAGTGGGCTGGATGACGCTGATCCTTTATGGCTTGACCGTGGGCGTCGTGCAGTTCGGCCTACTGTTTACCGCCATTAAGCTGGGCATGCCGGCGGGGCTCGCCAGTCTCGTCATGCAGATGCAGGTGTTTTTCACCATGGCGCTGGCCATTCTGGCGCTGGGCGACCGCCCGTCGCCGGTGCAGTTTGGCGGCGCGGCCATTGCGCTGATCGGGCTGGGCACAATCGGGGCAGAACATGTCGGCGGGGCTGTGCTCGTGCCGCTGCTGCTGACGCTGGTCGCAGCGTTTTTCTGGGCCATTTCCAACATTATCACCAAGCGCGCCGGCAAGATCGACATGCTGGCCTTTGTGGTTTGGGGCGCTTTGGTGCCGCCACTGCCGATGCTGGCGCTGTCGTTTATTTTTGAGGGTCCGCAGGCCTTTACGGGGCTGCTGTCGCTCAGCCCGCAGGCGATCTTTTCGGTGCTGTTTATTGCCTATGGTTCGACGCTGATGGGCTATGGCGCCTGGGCGGTGCTGCTTGGTCGCCATCCGGCCAGCATTATCGCGCCGTTCTCGCTGCTGGTGCCGGTGGTTGGCTTTGCCGCCGCTTTCGTCTTTCTCGGCGAAGGCGTCACCATGCTTGAGATTGCCGGTAGCGTGCTGATCTTTGTCGGGCTGGTGCTCAACGTTTTCGGGCCGCGCCTGCTGGCCCGGCGAAAGCTGGCCTGATGCCGCTTCGTCACGTTCTGCTGGCGCTGTTTGTCGTTGCCATCTGGGGCTTTAATTTCGTCGTCATCAAGCTCAGCGTCGAGGCGCTGCCGCCAATTCTGGCCGCCGCCCTGCGGTTTTTCTGCGCCGCGCTGCCGGCGGTGTTTTTCGTGCGACCGCCCAAGGCGCCGTGGTGGCTGGTGGCCGGGTTCGGGCTGGCCTTTGGCTTTGCGCTCTACTCGTTCCTCAACCTCTCGATTGCCTGGGGCATGTCGGCCGGCCTGAGTTCCCTGGTGCTGCAGTCGCAGGCGTTTTTCACCATGGCGCTGGCCTTTGTCATTCTGGGCGAACGGCCGCGCCGCATGCAGGTGATCGGCGCGCTGATCGCCTTTGCCGGCATTGCCATCATCGCCACCGAACGCATGGCCGCGACGGCGCTTTTGCCCTTGGGCATGACGCTGATGGCGGCGGTCAGCTGGGGTCTGGCCAATGTGCTGACCAAAAAGGCCGGGCGCGTCAATGCGGTGGCCTTCACCGTCTGGGGCGCGCTGGCGGCGCCCATTCCGCTATTGGGCCTGTCGCTCTGGGTCGAGGGGCCGCAAACCGTGCTTAGCGCATTGGCCGGTTTTGGCTGGCGCGAAATGGCGATCATCGCGTTTCTCGCCTATCCCGCCACCATTCTGGCCGGGGCGATCTGGAGCTGGCTGCTGGGCCAGCATCCAACCTCCGCCGTGGCGCCGTTTACGCTCCTGGTGCCAATCACTGGCCTGCTGTCGGGCTATCTGGTGTTTGGCGAAACCATCACGCTGATCGAAGTGGGCGGTGGACTGCTGGTCATTGCCGGGCTGATCGTTACCGTCATCCGCGGTCGGGCGAGCGAGCCGCGCGTGCGCTTCGACTAAAAAACAAGCCGCCACACCTGTGCGATGTGGCGGCCGTTCCGTAGTCAAAGCATGTGTGCGATCAACCTAGTTGGCGATCGTTTCCGGTGTGCCCGGCGACACATCGGTCGGGGCCGCTGCCGGGGCGTCAAGCGTGCCGCTTGGCGTGGCCGGAATAGCCGATGGCTGCAGGCTATTGAGTTCTTCGGGTGTGAGGCCGCCGCTATTGTCGGCATCGGCCGCATCGAATTCCTGCTGGGTCAGATCAGGCCAGGCGACCTGAAGCTCGACAAAGCTGAGCTCGCCATTGCCGTCGGTGTCGACGTCGGCGAAGCTGGTGGGGGTCTGCGCCATGACGGCGCTGGCGGACAGAGCGAGAGCAGCAAGGCTCAGGGCAATTTTATGCATAGTCAAATTCTCCGGTCGTAACCGCGGGGACGCGGCCGAGAGAAAAGCCACCCCAGAAGGATTGGGGTGGCCTCTTGGGCGCCCGCCGAGCGGGCGTTTACGTCTTTAGCCGGCCGGTGCGGCGGCAAGAGCTGCATACTCTTCAGCCGACAGTTCACCATTGCCGTCGAGGTCCGCCGCGTTGAAGGCCTCTTCTGTCAGGTCAGGCCAGGCAGCCTGTGCTTCGACCAGGGACACACCGCCGCTGGCGTCTGCGTCAACGGTTGTGAAGTCGGTTGCCGCCTGTGCGAAGGCAGCGGTCGAAAGGCCGAGAACGACGAGGGACGAGAGGATGATCTTCTTCATGGGAGTGGAGCTCCAATGTTGGGGAGATGAAAGCGGCGACCGGTTAGCCGATCCCCGACGGGTTGCTCTCCTGCAGCCCGTGAGACAAACAATGACTTTGCAATGTGTCTCGGCCGGGCCCAAAATTGGACGCTGGCCGGGGCATTATTGGGCAAATTCCGGGCAGTATGGAACAGAAAAAGGCACAGTGTATTGGCCAAATAAACTGGCCGACTGTGCCTTCTATAGAGCATCTATTCTAGCAACGGCGTTGCGCCAATCGGCATGATTTTAGAACTGCTACGAATATTGCTGTGGGACTTGTTTGATTTGTTCTATCACGCGGCCGTGAAGGGCGGGTTGAGCACTTCACGGCGCAGTGATCGGCAAGAACATCGCCTTAAAACGTCAGAGTTGGGGGCGAACGAAATCGCCGCTCTCGTTGTTCATGACCCACAATTCGCCGGTCGAAATGTCAAACCAGGCGCCATGGACGGCCAATTTGCCCGCTTTTTCGAGTTCGGCGACATAGGGGAAGGTGCGCAGGTTGCGGATCGAGTTGCGAATCGAGATGCGCTCGAGCGCGGTCTGCTGTTCGGTGGCCGTCATCATCGAATTGGTGCCGAGCTGGCCGGGCAGTTCGCCCAGCATGCTCATCCATTTGCCGATGAAGTCGCCGGCATCAAGCGGACGCGCATCAGGATTGAGCGCCGCCTTGATGCCACCGCAGCGGCCATGGCCCATCACCACGATATTGGGGATGTGCAGCGCCTTGACGGCAAATTCGATGGCCGCCGAGGTGCCGTGCTGGCCGCCATCGGGCTGATAGGTGGGGACCAGATTCGCCACGTTGCGCAGGACAAAGACTTCGCCCGGCGCGGCGTCGAAGATCATTTCGGGTGCGGCGCGACTGTCGCAGCAGGCAATGATCATGGTGGTGGGGGTTTGGCCGCCGTCGGCAAGTTCGCGATAGCGGTCTTTTTCCCGCAAATAACGACCAGCCATGAAGTTGGCGTGGCCCTTGAGCAGGTGTTCAGGAAAGCTGTGCATGGGCTCTCGAATATCGGTAAGATCGCGCAAGATCAACAGCGGCGCGAGAGGCGCCGCACATTGGGGCTATGCATGCTTATCTACCGCTTTCTCACCGGCGAGGACAACTCGGCCTTCTGCCATAAGGTAACCAAGGCCCTCAGCGAAGGCTGGCAGCTGCATGGCTCGCCCAGCTACGCGTTCGACGCGGAAGCCAAAATCATGCGCTGCGGCCAAGCGGTGACCCGCACCGCCAAGGACCAA from Devosia sp. 2618 carries:
- a CDS encoding aspartate-semialdehyde dehydrogenase; the protein is MGYRVAVVGATGNVGREVLNILAERKFPADEVIALASSRSIGREISYGDKILKAKNLDDFDFKGVDFAIMSAGGTISKEWAQRIAASGCIVIDNSSYWRYNSDVPLVVPEVNGNVLDRWLADPKRLNIIANPNCSTAQLVVALKPLHDFAKIKRVVVSTYQSVSGAGKEGVDELWNQTKGIFVNDSPGQGNKFPKQIAFNVIPQIDVFMEDGYTKEEWKVLAETKKILDPKIKVTCTAVRVPVFVGHSEAVNIEFENPISADEARDILREAPGISVIDKREAGGYATPVESVGEYDTFVSRIREDNTVENGLAIWVVSDNLRKGAALNTIQIAEELIARGLQPRKAAAA
- a CDS encoding EamA family transporter, with translation MPPRDIALALGVVLVWGLNFVAIKWGVDEIPPYMLTALRYIGCALPAVFFIRRPKVGWMTLILYGLTVGVVQFGLLFTAIKLGMPAGLASLVMQMQVFFTMALAILALGDRPSPVQFGGAAIALIGLGTIGAEHVGGAVLVPLLLTLVAAFFWAISNIITKRAGKIDMLAFVVWGALVPPLPMLALSFIFEGPQAFTGLLSLSPQAIFSVLFIAYGSTLMGYGAWAVLLGRHPASIIAPFSLLVPVVGFAAAFVFLGEGVTMLEIAGSVLIFVGLVLNVFGPRLLARRKLA
- a CDS encoding EamA family transporter codes for the protein MPLRHVLLALFVVAIWGFNFVVIKLSVEALPPILAAALRFFCAALPAVFFVRPPKAPWWLVAGFGLAFGFALYSFLNLSIAWGMSAGLSSLVLQSQAFFTMALAFVILGERPRRMQVIGALIAFAGIAIIATERMAATALLPLGMTLMAAVSWGLANVLTKKAGRVNAVAFTVWGALAAPIPLLGLSLWVEGPQTVLSALAGFGWREMAIIAFLAYPATILAGAIWSWLLGQHPTSAVAPFTLLVPITGLLSGYLVFGETITLIEVGGGLLVIAGLIVTVIRGRASEPRVRFD
- a CDS encoding EF-hand domain-containing protein, coding for MHKIALSLAALALSASAVMAQTPTSFADVDTDGNGELSFVELQVAWPDLTQQEFDAADADNSGGLTPEELNSLQPSAIPATPSGTLDAPAAAPTDVSPGTPETIAN
- a CDS encoding carbonic anhydrase → MHSFPEHLLKGHANFMAGRYLREKDRYRELADGGQTPTTMIIACCDSRAAPEMIFDAAPGEVFVLRNVANLVPTYQPDGGQHGTSAAIEFAVKALHIPNIVVMGHGRCGGIKAALNPDARPLDAGDFIGKWMSMLGELPGQLGTNSMMTATEQQTALERISIRNSIRNLRTFPYVAELEKAGKLAVHGAWFDISTGELWVMNNESGDFVRPQL
- a CDS encoding DUF1737 domain-containing protein, which translates into the protein MLIYRFLTGEDNSAFCHKVTKALSEGWQLHGSPSYAFDAEAKIMRCGQAVTRTAKDQPYDPDKKLVDF